In a single window of the Acinetobacter sp. CS-2 genome:
- a CDS encoding LPD1 domain-containing protein, with amino-acid sequence MSTKKKWLDLSSFGAQLVVTPKTDLRNQAAIIKIKDVELLEKKLNTSLNSFLTGLKQTGKFVYITNEQNNDLSFMYKSSQDSLSLADIKSVFPYDSKNDLIEMDMSDIYLQNPMSSAEKNQWQSLFELNNQKSVVLYQAKQQKPFAPNTTIMGAVKQFNKADLGWNKLPTLLQSVDPLPLADLDNYGYQADKTLTRYYVDKEAALNAGLIEDTIEPIELSKQLVISVNSGGEVLALKDITQIPELTNYKISSHPAWPAYNSLPKQFIDIRELNKGLNTSIDPIVNALRSDDHAVNHQGLIKLQTLVTKINDCLYSYEENSIPSALAPFGIETTALQLVDNDWKVWEYNNQTLDVEEFDLADKIKDLIQSVQNNINNLRTFDPYSIGDSSFDRELISESLDDIGTSLESLDLNQIKQTIPPEPKVPVKRLFNRIDHFFRHTKFKPNIPEPVIKDSLTKLALMRKIKQEYLQKIAKLKEERQAIVEAKATHTISERIEKAVAIQVAVATENAYVLDQQAYDDQAYEMELALSQLNIASTRLNNLYDSFFDSVIDREEYGTDLDNFLQSVVTDDELQDEMQRLLDEANEFEATHTSNDIDIYHFNVDLGEEPNGLWNEAVNQFDVVHYYDEQDQELSAVEKFEYSILGYSPSQESAMPDFNDMVFSNAVSVLDNSIEDMIATSAENVGKNYFSFHQQMPRILQQLHSINSQFTALGDGDAHSIASQYLSDESLERFYNLLEQDGNYKGFNKRIDVAHVLSELSSNIGNNPDSPILNRLPDIRSQLNHAINEELRVRTNPGNALANAIVFAATNEVLSLKETLEKDEIYVVDSFQNYLPKVIHKDHFNSNTQEQLFALNKKVAVSMAYKRYLQDFYQNAVGEESKSEAVIAIINNEHKHILTALGYLTPTYNEVTAPKDSKIENVVTLTEEAVKTYLAEGNALMVEPEVSARSLAVYSSTIASDQNFIRLLPMDLGQKVSSLQKQKTIMINGASSFEHILSSNPISENKLTYDDLKNVILNRILTKEAVPKYEKGLKLDIEVKNVYEHASSFLPLEKTDVNSENDFGNLFKHGLVLEALQSTPDSLKNGFNLNRDLINSALLQSFENRSIEEWTALKNKSLETKTGSLLSIITNPERIKEFEFPEINIYLTVSPADEQKHGAINLYFSGEQIPSTDRLIVKSSLNDLAADDKALFKALTLSNDSVLSTQEQMQYLIDSLEKRYQIFQSIENLHLKEKVLFNPELDDYKALTLRDADNQYIDPTAKQDLIDFVKSNDVMTNVDLMNVFTDYINQKEMDQAFENGSKIIVANDGADLVISVIDKDTPVLQHDQLRVFDNVEQFAKFNERGGLFKDFQLNGIKAHLVDQVLNDLGLRENILQTIKVPLSPSFENIDVKGLNEIVAVNISTLVNKIDFAFGEKLLESKDRFDLAIKVADDQAPLKLAIVNNAEHQQFVDQGYKILPTPKHPNSKNFLITDFAKSFKKAELFKSRDQVYKPEHMVQSAPVVEVAQEPLVEEPTVTEPEVQKPTEPEVQETTVEVVEPTEPVAPEQTSLFESEGKPEAEAPKEPKTTKPKATEPRSEVGLIEDTGMKMPGAKKDLYGPRLSLSQIQDMSLLQVKNLITRDKIWKKESVLQAKEAGRDIYIHLLTDAVRKMTNDQPRYPLENATEEQFKKVGAGYYDAVLSMRDALMEAKTVREFIPNACDLYVRLNEDKDLFTAFKSLDRSLFSLVESYAEYAATDMIISSELAKTDSSEARKTLTEALHHLRKELPPVKGTYSIYKKIRSAIDAKPFQDKVKATVTFRSGNIIDSSTLFSRSDAGLSEQVMDLLTAKKTKDATAENDDTQEVSLSEKNVSHIVDDTASTLDALFKEYAKPRTMRKAFKLSDVVVTENIASRNGQDVTAHTLQATFGFKAVEFGEYLNQSDRQIALNNAYDGCFALAKALDIDPKFVGFNGMLGVAFGSRGRSAAMAHYEPSNRVINLTKNSGFGSFGHEFFHAYDHLIFSAMTRNQPKMMMENVQPYLTRFAELNNIKSEKYANINQDLLQAAAKVNQAMYYLPMKKDDSIEVLRTNLENQVKFYETSIKTILDKTLVDQPDIVDLFTPDRDSIKEKINTFIAERGKLHTELSSLINFANRHEDPELFQKDAIQHRRYMHVAQGLHKFLSENEYPIPRTELNKYISQSRSEIDHDRVFAAQVLGAANSTVFRSVVFRDYRQMLRSQFAICALDFIKENSPKPLSDEHLKLISLSLQTNDRLTSTNQSQLKTDFYKNAMVLEGLTSAKKPYWTTAHEMFARSGEQYLQVTLAEMNLRNDWLVYPCPEGGSSSVTQPHGIEKDAIMKEIREFTVKGLDYIQENIAELRFADHQQYVRNAMHFFQPGTDQHENLVKWNEVINEMSQAEYDEYWTKLMTNIEVQADPELSKQKNSDPELAL; translated from the coding sequence ATGTCAACTAAAAAGAAATGGTTGGATCTGAGTAGCTTTGGCGCTCAACTTGTAGTAACCCCTAAAACTGATTTAAGAAACCAAGCAGCCATTATTAAGATTAAAGATGTTGAGCTTTTAGAGAAAAAGTTGAACACATCCTTAAACAGCTTCTTAACAGGTTTAAAACAGACTGGAAAGTTTGTTTATATCACCAATGAGCAAAATAACGACCTTAGTTTTATGTATAAGAGTTCGCAAGATAGTCTCTCTCTTGCTGACATAAAATCTGTTTTTCCTTACGACTCTAAAAATGACCTCATTGAAATGGATATGTCAGATATATATCTGCAAAACCCAATGAGTAGTGCTGAAAAAAACCAGTGGCAATCCCTATTTGAACTCAATAATCAAAAGTCCGTTGTGCTTTACCAAGCAAAACAGCAAAAACCGTTTGCCCCAAATACAACCATTATGGGTGCGGTTAAACAATTCAATAAAGCAGATTTAGGCTGGAATAAGCTACCGACATTACTGCAGTCAGTAGATCCATTGCCGTTGGCTGATTTAGACAATTACGGGTACCAAGCAGATAAAACACTGACTCGTTATTATGTTGATAAAGAAGCAGCGCTAAATGCTGGACTCATAGAAGATACGATAGAGCCTATTGAACTAAGCAAACAGCTAGTGATTTCGGTTAATTCAGGCGGTGAAGTACTTGCCCTAAAAGATATTACGCAAATCCCTGAGCTGACCAATTATAAAATATCTTCACATCCAGCATGGCCAGCGTATAACAGCTTACCGAAGCAATTTATTGATATTCGAGAGCTGAATAAGGGGCTGAATACGAGCATTGATCCAATTGTGAATGCGCTCAGATCGGATGATCATGCCGTTAATCACCAAGGATTGATCAAGCTTCAAACCTTAGTCACGAAAATCAATGACTGTTTGTATTCATACGAAGAAAACAGCATTCCGTCAGCATTGGCACCATTTGGTATAGAAACAACTGCGTTACAGCTGGTGGACAATGATTGGAAAGTTTGGGAATACAACAACCAAACTTTAGATGTAGAAGAATTCGACCTTGCCGATAAGATTAAGGACCTGATTCAAAGCGTTCAAAATAATATTAATAATTTAAGAACATTTGATCCCTACTCTATTGGTGATAGCAGTTTTGATCGTGAATTAATTTCTGAAAGTTTGGATGACATCGGTACAAGTTTAGAAAGCTTGGATCTCAATCAAATTAAGCAAACCATACCGCCTGAACCTAAGGTTCCAGTAAAACGTTTGTTCAATCGAATTGATCACTTTTTTAGACACACCAAGTTTAAGCCGAACATTCCAGAACCAGTCATTAAGGACTCTTTGACTAAACTCGCTTTAATGCGAAAAATTAAGCAAGAATACCTACAAAAAATTGCAAAGCTCAAAGAAGAACGTCAAGCCATTGTTGAAGCGAAAGCAACACATACCATCAGTGAGCGTATTGAAAAAGCGGTTGCGATTCAAGTCGCTGTTGCTACTGAAAATGCGTATGTTTTGGATCAGCAAGCCTATGACGATCAAGCTTATGAAATGGAATTGGCATTAAGTCAGTTAAACATTGCTTCTACGCGTCTGAACAATCTTTATGATAGTTTTTTTGATTCAGTGATAGACCGTGAAGAATACGGCACGGATCTTGATAACTTCCTACAAAGCGTTGTCACCGATGATGAATTGCAAGATGAAATGCAACGTCTATTGGATGAAGCGAACGAGTTTGAAGCTACTCACACCTCAAATGACATTGACATTTATCATTTCAACGTTGATCTAGGTGAAGAACCGAACGGGCTTTGGAATGAAGCTGTTAACCAGTTTGATGTGGTTCATTATTATGATGAACAAGATCAAGAGTTATCTGCAGTCGAAAAGTTTGAATATTCTATTTTGGGATATTCACCATCTCAAGAATCTGCAATGCCAGATTTTAACGATATGGTGTTCTCGAATGCTGTATCAGTGCTGGATAACAGTATTGAGGACATGATTGCGACCAGTGCTGAAAATGTAGGTAAAAACTACTTTTCATTTCATCAGCAAATGCCTCGTATTCTTCAACAACTGCATAGTATTAATAGCCAATTTACGGCGCTTGGTGATGGTGATGCCCATAGCATTGCATCACAATATTTATCAGATGAAAGCTTAGAGCGATTCTATAACCTGTTAGAACAGGACGGTAACTACAAGGGTTTTAATAAGCGCATCGATGTGGCTCATGTGCTTTCTGAGCTGAGTAGCAATATTGGCAACAATCCTGACTCCCCTATCCTTAACCGATTACCTGATATTAGGTCGCAACTCAATCATGCGATAAATGAGGAATTACGTGTACGCACGAATCCTGGTAATGCACTGGCCAACGCGATTGTTTTTGCTGCGACCAATGAAGTTTTGTCTTTAAAAGAAACACTCGAAAAAGATGAAATCTATGTGGTAGACAGCTTTCAAAACTATCTGCCTAAGGTGATACATAAAGACCACTTCAACTCAAATACACAAGAACAGCTTTTTGCCTTAAATAAAAAGGTCGCGGTAAGTATGGCGTATAAGCGCTATCTACAAGACTTTTATCAAAATGCCGTGGGTGAAGAGTCTAAATCTGAGGCGGTTATTGCCATTATTAATAATGAGCACAAGCATATTTTGACGGCACTAGGTTATCTAACACCGACCTACAATGAAGTCACGGCACCAAAAGACTCGAAAATTGAAAATGTCGTCACGTTGACTGAAGAAGCGGTAAAAACCTACCTAGCTGAAGGTAACGCTTTGATGGTTGAGCCTGAAGTTAGCGCACGTTCTTTGGCGGTGTATAGCAGTACGATAGCATCTGATCAGAACTTCATTCGCTTACTACCGATGGATCTAGGTCAAAAGGTTAGTTCATTACAAAAGCAAAAAACCATTATGATTAATGGTGCTTCTTCGTTTGAACATATCCTGAGCTCTAATCCGATCAGCGAAAACAAGCTGACCTATGATGACCTTAAGAATGTAATTCTTAATCGTATTTTGACCAAGGAAGCGGTACCGAAATATGAAAAAGGCTTAAAGCTTGATATTGAAGTTAAGAATGTCTATGAGCATGCATCAAGTTTCTTGCCACTTGAAAAGACCGATGTTAACAGTGAAAATGACTTTGGCAATCTCTTTAAACATGGGCTTGTGCTTGAAGCATTACAATCGACTCCAGACTCACTCAAGAATGGATTTAACCTCAACCGTGATTTAATCAATTCTGCCCTACTGCAGTCATTTGAAAATCGTTCTATTGAAGAATGGACGGCACTAAAAAATAAATCCCTCGAGACAAAAACGGGATCTCTTTTAAGCATTATCACCAATCCTGAACGCATTAAAGAGTTTGAGTTTCCTGAGATAAATATTTATCTCACGGTTTCACCAGCTGATGAACAAAAGCACGGTGCGATTAACTTATATTTCAGCGGTGAACAGATTCCGTCTACCGATCGCTTAATCGTTAAATCAAGTCTGAATGACTTAGCTGCAGACGATAAGGCGCTGTTTAAAGCTTTGACGCTTAGCAATGATTCAGTTTTAAGTACGCAAGAGCAAATGCAGTACTTGATCGACTCATTAGAAAAACGCTATCAGATCTTCCAGTCGATCGAAAACCTACACCTTAAAGAAAAGGTATTGTTTAACCCTGAGTTGGACGATTACAAGGCATTAACTTTACGTGATGCCGATAATCAATACATCGATCCAACGGCGAAACAAGATCTAATCGATTTTGTGAAAAGCAATGATGTGATGACCAATGTTGATTTGATGAACGTCTTTACCGACTACATCAATCAAAAAGAAATGGATCAAGCGTTTGAAAACGGCTCCAAAATTATTGTGGCCAATGACGGTGCTGATTTAGTGATTTCTGTCATTGATAAAGACACACCAGTTTTACAGCATGATCAATTACGGGTTTTTGATAATGTTGAGCAGTTTGCTAAATTCAACGAGCGTGGTGGATTGTTTAAAGACTTCCAGTTAAACGGGATAAAAGCGCATCTTGTGGACCAAGTATTAAATGATCTTGGGTTACGTGAAAACATACTGCAGACAATCAAGGTGCCATTATCACCAAGTTTTGAAAATATTGATGTTAAAGGCCTTAATGAGATTGTGGCTGTTAATATTTCAACATTGGTCAATAAAATTGATTTTGCCTTTGGTGAAAAGCTACTTGAATCTAAAGACCGGTTCGATCTCGCGATTAAAGTTGCCGATGATCAAGCTCCGTTAAAACTGGCCATTGTGAATAATGCCGAACATCAGCAATTTGTTGATCAAGGCTATAAAATTCTTCCTACGCCAAAGCACCCGAACTCTAAGAACTTCTTAATTACTGATTTTGCAAAATCATTCAAAAAAGCAGAATTATTTAAGTCTCGCGATCAAGTATATAAACCTGAACATATGGTTCAAAGCGCACCTGTTGTAGAAGTTGCCCAAGAACCATTGGTTGAAGAACCGACCGTAACTGAGCCTGAAGTTCAAAAGCCTACTGAACCAGAAGTACAGGAAACAACGGTAGAAGTTGTAGAGCCGACTGAGCCAGTTGCTCCAGAACAAACATCACTGTTTGAGTCTGAGGGTAAGCCTGAAGCTGAAGCACCAAAAGAGCCAAAAACAACCAAACCGAAAGCCACTGAGCCACGTTCTGAAGTTGGACTTATTGAAGATACGGGTATGAAAATGCCTGGTGCGAAAAAGGATCTGTATGGTCCACGTTTATCGCTCAGTCAGATTCAAGATATGTCGCTTTTGCAAGTCAAAAACCTAATTACGCGTGACAAAATTTGGAAAAAGGAATCGGTTTTACAAGCAAAAGAAGCTGGTCGAGATATTTACATTCACTTGCTGACTGACGCTGTACGTAAGATGACGAATGATCAGCCACGTTATCCGCTTGAAAATGCCACTGAAGAACAGTTTAAAAAAGTAGGTGCTGGATACTATGACGCTGTTTTAAGTATGCGTGATGCATTAATGGAAGCAAAAACAGTTCGTGAATTTATTCCTAATGCATGTGATTTATACGTTCGTTTGAATGAAGACAAAGATCTGTTCACGGCGTTTAAATCATTAGATCGGTCATTATTTTCATTGGTAGAAAGCTATGCTGAATATGCTGCCACTGACATGATTATTAGTTCTGAATTGGCGAAAACCGATAGTAGTGAAGCACGTAAAACGCTCACTGAAGCACTTCATCATTTAAGGAAAGAGTTACCGCCAGTTAAAGGCACCTACTCTATCTATAAAAAAATACGTAGTGCGATTGATGCCAAACCGTTCCAAGACAAAGTAAAAGCGACTGTTACTTTTAGAAGTGGCAACATTATAGATTCGAGTACGCTATTTAGCAGATCTGATGCTGGTCTATCTGAACAGGTCATGGATCTGTTAACTGCTAAAAAAACCAAAGACGCAACTGCAGAGAATGATGATACTCAAGAAGTCTCGTTATCTGAAAAGAATGTATCGCACATTGTAGATGACACGGCGAGTACCTTAGATGCCCTATTCAAAGAGTATGCTAAGCCTCGTACTATGCGTAAGGCATTCAAGCTCAGTGATGTGGTTGTGACGGAAAACATTGCTTCACGTAATGGCCAAGATGTTACAGCACATACCTTGCAAGCGACCTTTGGATTTAAAGCCGTAGAGTTTGGCGAGTACTTGAACCAGAGCGACCGTCAAATCGCGTTAAATAACGCATATGACGGTTGTTTCGCTCTTGCTAAGGCACTTGATATAGATCCGAAATTTGTTGGCTTTAACGGTATGTTGGGTGTTGCTTTTGGTTCGCGTGGACGTTCCGCTGCGATGGCACATTATGAGCCATCTAACCGTGTGATTAACTTAACCAAGAATTCAGGTTTTGGCTCGTTTGGTCATGAATTTTTCCATGCCTATGACCATCTCATTTTTAGTGCGATGACACGCAATCAACCAAAAATGATGATGGAAAACGTACAGCCTTATCTAACTCGTTTTGCAGAATTGAATAACATTAAGTCTGAGAAGTATGCCAACATTAACCAAGATTTGTTGCAAGCTGCAGCCAAAGTAAATCAAGCGATGTATTACTTGCCAATGAAAAAGGATGACTCGATAGAAGTACTTCGCACGAATCTTGAGAATCAAGTCAAGTTTTATGAAACCAGCATCAAAACGATTTTGGATAAAACATTGGTAGATCAACCTGACATTGTTGATTTGTTTACGCCAGATAGAGACAGCATAAAAGAGAAAATTAATACGTTTATTGCGGAACGTGGCAAGTTGCATACTGAACTATCTTCATTGATTAACTTCGCTAATCGTCATGAAGATCCTGAACTTTTCCAAAAGGACGCCATACAACATAGACGTTATATGCACGTTGCCCAAGGCTTGCATAAGTTCTTGTCTGAAAATGAGTATCCAATCCCACGGACTGAGCTCAACAAATATATCTCGCAATCTCGTTCTGAAATTGATCATGATCGTGTCTTTGCAGCGCAAGTACTTGGTGCAGCGAACAGTACAGTCTTTAGATCAGTTGTATTCCGTGATTATCGACAAATGTTGCGTAGTCAGTTTGCGATATGTGCACTCGACTTCATCAAAGAAAACAGCCCTAAACCATTGTCAGATGAACACTTAAAGTTAATTTCTTTAAGCTTACAGACGAACGATCGCTTAACATCAACTAATCAATCTCAGCTAAAAACTGATTTCTACAAAAATGCGATGGTATTAGAGGGCTTAACAAGTGCTAAGAAGCCGTATTGGACGACCGCACATGAAATGTTTGCCCGTAGTGGTGAGCAGTACTTACAAGTGACCTTAGCAGAAATGAACTTGCGTAATGATTGGCTTGTTTACCCATGTCCTGAAGGTGGTTCATCTTCTGTAACTCAACCGCATGGTATAGAAAAAGATGCAATCATGAAGGAGATTCGCGAATTTACGGTGAAAGGCCTGGACTATATTCAGGAAAATATTGCTGAACTGCGTTTTGCTGATCATCAGCAGTATGTCAGAAATGCAATGCACTTCTTCCAACCGGGTACAGATCAACATGAGAACCTAGTTAAATGGAATGAAGTCATTAATGAGATGTCACAAGCTGAATACGATGAATATTGGACTAAGCTCATGACCAACATTGAAGTACAAGCAGATCCAGAATTAAGCAAACAAAAGAATAGCGATCCTGAATTGGCACTATAA